Part of the Spinacia oleracea cultivar Varoflay chromosome 5, BTI_SOV_V1, whole genome shotgun sequence genome, CAAGCTTAATGTAAAAGTTCAATAAGTTAATTGATGGAAATTGTGTGACGAATGAATAATAGCAAGCCAGATAAACATAAAACTGCTCTACTGAATTAATCATATATTAACAGAAAATTAAAGGTTTTTCAAGGAAGAAACAAGGACAATAATAATATTACATGTACAACCACACCACTATGAATGTAGCAAGTACCAGTAGATAAATAAGTGTGAAACAGAAACAAAACAATTCACAAATATGCCTAGCTCGCTTCAGACCTTACAGAGAGCAAAAGTTCACAGCAGGGAATTGAAGCAGAAGTTTACAGATAACTTACCAGTCATGGTATATGCCTATTAGACCTCGTTCATAAATAACACCTAAAGTATCCTTCTCTGCTATAATGGGAACAACATTCATAACCCATAACTTTGGAGAATCAAGCGTGGCAGCAAAACTTCCAAGACCAGCATTCATATCCATTATGTTGCGGTACCTTCCTGTATCCATCAGTTTGTTCACCCTTTTATAGTAATCGACATGTTTTGACCAAAGTTTGATATCATCTTGATACGTTTCAGTTGAGACTCCAGGAACAGAACCACTCTCAATTCTGTAAGGAGTTGCATTTAGTCTGTCTGGAAACTGCTTCCACTCTCCCCCAGAAACTTCATCTGGTGAACTTGTTTCAGGGTACGGAGTTATGCATGCCTCCATCTTCTTATACCAGACATCAGTAGCATATTGTGGATCACACATTGTAGCACGAGAAACTCGTTCCCTgcaattctctctttttctcCAAATAGCAATTTCACCTTTCTGAGATTTCTTCTCCCAACACAGAAGTTCAGCAATCTCCTCAATTTTCCTTTGTTCTTCTTGAAGCTCTTCCTTAGGGCGCTGCCATGCTTCATAACTGTTCTCCCAATTGATGGGTGGACCTGAGAGTATCCAATAGCCCCCCGGTCTAAGGACTCTATCAACTTCCATCATGTAAAGTCCGCCTGCAAAAGTCATTTCTTTAACAACTTGTACTATCAAACAAACTATAAGAAATGGTTCATGATCAACTTACCATTCGCACCCCATGGAATCAAACACCTAGAGCAATGAGCCATATCAAATGATCTAGGGGCATAAGGGAGCTTTATAGTTCCCAAAACACCAATAATAGCAGGAACTCCTCTTTCAAGTGCAAACTGAACTTGTGCCTCATGCGAGTCTCTGGGTGCAATTGACATAGCTAGGACATTTTTCTTCATCAAATACGCTCCCCAACTTGCAACCTAAGAATGTCTCAATAACTCTTAATAAACATGTAATCATCGATATAGAACATAACTCTGTACAACTGCCTCCGTCCTAAATTAATCTATGACATCAAGAATATCTCAGCAGGAATATGTATAGACtaagggtgcgttctattcacctgtttttacttatcttatctgaacttattagaaattatcaaaacttattttagttataaattatacttgatcaacccttatttttccctgaacttatttttatctgaacttaactttcctgaaataagtggaaataaggtgaacagaacagagcTTACTATAGAATGGAAATAGTATAATATAACAAGATTAATTAGACTTACCCCACAACCAGTATCCAGAGCAGTTCTAATCATCCCATTATCCAAAGGAATAACAGAAGCTAAATCATTAATATAAGCATCAGCACCTTGAGGAAACTGAGTTCCACCACCAGGAAACCTGAACAATTTACCCTCATACTGTATCCAATTTTGTACCGCCTTCTCAACTGTCAAACTCTTATAAGGCGCGTTTGCATAAGGTACATAATCACGACTCTTTGGCCAAGCAAAAGGAGTCACATACCCTTTAGGTGCAGGTATAAGGCAACCCAATTTCTCCTCTTGTGGAGGACAATGTCGTTCCCTGTAATTCATATTCTCTCGAGGAAAGGTCATTGCTCGAGCCTGATCTTGACAAGGTGTGTAGTCTATGAAAGTATCAGTGCATGGTTTGAATTTCTTGACTTCATTAAGAAGCTCCCCTCCATGGTGTGTTTCATAGTTCAGATCAGTAAGGATGCTGCAGTCTGTTTGTTGTGTGATCTGTACAGCAATTCTGTCTCCCTTTCCGTAGCCACTGCGTTGCCATGAACCTAAAAGATAGAAGAAGCAACATAATCCAAATACAATGATGATTGATAGAGGGCTTCTGGTTTTGTTTTCTCCTGTGTTTCCTTTTGTTCCCATGCTTCACCTACATTTTCATTTACCAGTTCTTGCATCAATATTCAGTAAAGAAAAATGCACACATCACATGCACAACTTCAAGATTACATAACAAGTGTTGTGACAGATGCGAGAAAgataacaaacaaacaaacaaacaaacaaacaacaaacaaagaACAACACACAAGTTTTACGTGGTTAAATAAccatgtgttagctacgtcctcATTTCTCAAGACAAAAAGTTTGTTCAGAATACAAAAGACAACGACACCTAAGATGATGGCTCGGACATTCAAGGCATCCCAAGTTCCCAACAATAAGAAAGGTTGAACTTggatattatttttttttcttcatgttAGATAGTTCggacatgttttttttttttttttggtgtaccacccggttcacccgaatggctaatccggattcgatGCGAGTTCTTAGTGGATAGGTTTCactcccctcccaattgttgttccgAGGGATCAAACGTGGGGTCCTCCTACCAAGTCCAGCCttaatcaccactgaaccaacaagcatTTGGTGTATAGACATGTTATTAATTTAAGTCAATTTTCGTCAAAGTTGTAATACTCTGGAAAAAGCACCAATCCAAACATATTCTAAACAACCACGAGTATCCCTCTGTGTCACTAGGTGAGTTAATGTGTCATATGTAACATGAGAGAATTCAATATATTCAAAATACAAGATATCATTCTTAATATCATAAGCAAAATACAGTAATTGTTAAATTTGACTGAAACAACATAAGCAAATTACAGTAATGATTAAATTTGATTGAAACAACATAAGCAAAGTacattaattattaaatttcaaatttgatTCTCAAATAAAACAGGATATATTATTCATA contains:
- the LOC110798658 gene encoding probable methyltransferase PMT2, which codes for MGTKGNTGENKTRSPLSIIIVFGLCCFFYLLGSWQRSGYGKGDRIAVQITQQTDCSILTDLNYETHHGGELLNEVKKFKPCTDTFIDYTPCQDQARAMTFPRENMNYRERHCPPQEEKLGCLIPAPKGYVTPFAWPKSRDYVPYANAPYKSLTVEKAVQNWIQYEGKLFRFPGGGTQFPQGADAYINDLASVIPLDNGMIRTALDTGCGVASWGAYLMKKNVLAMSIAPRDSHEAQVQFALERGVPAIIGVLGTIKLPYAPRSFDMAHCSRCLIPWGANGGLYMMEVDRVLRPGGYWILSGPPINWENSYEAWQRPKEELQEEQRKIEEIAELLCWEKKSQKGEIAIWRKRENCRERVSRATMCDPQYATDVWYKKMEACITPYPETSSPDEVSGGEWKQFPDRLNATPYRIESGSVPGVSTETYQDDIKLWSKHVDYYKRVNKLMDTGRYRNIMDMNAGLGSFAATLDSPKLWVMNVVPIIAEKDTLGVIYERGLIGIYHDWCEAFSTYPRTYDLIHANRLFSLYKNKCNAEDILLEMDRILRPEGTVIFRDEVDVLMKVKRIAAGMRWNTKMVDHEDGPLLTEKVLFVVKQYWVAGENNSTSV